A segment of the Fusarium musae strain F31 chromosome 2, whole genome shotgun sequence genome:
CGTCGACCCATTCGTCCGGCACGACCAAGTCGGTGGATAAAGTCAATGGTTGTATGAGGAACATCGTATAGAATCACATGACGGACTGCAAGGGTATCAATACCCCTGGAGGCCAAGTCTGTAACGACCAGGACTCTCACGTTGGCCAGTGATCGAGCCTTGGAGGCAATTGACGGGGTTGGGATTCTAAGAGGCGCGGGAGAAGTAAAAGTCTCCAGAACTTCGCCGTGGCGCTTCTCAGGTGTATCCCTGTGGAGAGCCTCGGCATTGATTCCCTTCTCTCTGAGGTAGTTCGCCAATTCCTCGGTCTTTTCCCGCTCGTTGACGAAAACCATTATGCGGCGAACATCAACCTCGCCCTTTACTGGTCCCTCGTGACTGGCAGACTCACGGCCGATGGAGTATATAGCATCGGCACAAGCGAGATCCTTCCTGTTGCGGTAGGGTTCCCGGGAAACGTCAACAACGCCTAACTGGACACGTCGAGGGATAGCGTGGAGGTTGGGTGTGGTGATTCGGACCATCTTGGGGTAGTTGGTGGCGAGGAAGTTGTTGAGTTTGCGGGGAATCGTGGCTGAACAACAGACAAACTGTTTCATGGAAGGTAGCGCTCGTTCGACAATACTGGTGGTGACTGGAGCAAAACTTCGGTCGAAAAGAGAGTCTGCCTCGTCGACGATTAGATGAGATACGCGGGAAAGTATATTGGGATCTGAATCGGCAATCGATGCGAGAAGATGAGGCGTCGAGACGATGACATCAACTCCCCTGGGTCCGTAGAGGTTACGCTGGATCTGCTGGGGTTTCAAATCCGAAGAGAGGAGTTCtgtcttgaacttggccacGTGTGATAGAGCTTTGGATACTTTTGTGACCTGGTGCGCAAGTTCCGCCGTGGGCACAAGGACGACAACCTTGGGGCGAGCCATGGTAGGATGTGGCTCGTCAAATGGCTTGCCCTTGGAATGGCCCTCCAGTTGTCGTTGCTTCTCTAATTCCCACCGTTCACGGTAGGCCTTTAGCTCAGGGTCCTCTGCTTCGGCAGTCTTGAGAGCATCGATAGCCGGCAACAGATAGGCCAAAGTCTTCCCGGAACCAGTCTCTGCCGCTAATAAGAACGACCTCATCTCTTCTGTTGGCCTTTTCAAGTCGTCTGGGCTTCTTTGTCCTAGCAAAGCGGGTATCGCTAGTCGCTGCACAGGGGTTGGCTTGATATCTGTCATGCCCTTAAAGAGCTCTTCATTGACGGCGACTTGAAGGGAGGGGATGAGATCAAAGTTATCGAACGTCTCGTAGTCGGTCATGCTTTCCTTCATCACTGTTCGCTTTCCGTACGAGACTGTAGCCAGGGCCCTCTGCATCTTGAGCGCCTTTCGGTCGTCTCCGTCTCTTGGCTCTCCTCTCCTGTTTTCCCTCTCTCTTGCCTTTCCTCCATTGCCATCTTTTCCTCCTATCCCACGATGCGGTCTGGCTCTCCGGCCAGGATCAATATTGGCATATTTCTTGTTCATTCCTCCAAATGGACCTGGGGCTTCACGCCGTTGGCGCCGGTCGTCGCGAGACGGAGGCGGTCGATCAACTCGATCTGAGAGAACCATGCGCGAGGGGCGAGGTTTGAAATGCTGCGAAGACAGGCGCTGGCTAATGCATGTTTGTAGAGATGGACGTGCAGCTGTAGTCGGCCGAGATAAACGGATACAAACCGAGCAAACCGAGCTCGTTGCTATGCGCTGCATAATTGCCGGTGTCATGCGATGAAAACAACTGTGTTGCAGAATTATTCTTGGTGACAATATGATACTGATCAATGgttgagttttctttttttttttttcagtTGAAGTCGGACCTCGGAGTCTTTTTCGCCGATGCAGATAGACACCCCGCATGCTCcctactacctaggtaggtaggttcaGGTACTTAATTACCTATCTCACCTCATACTCCGGATACAATACGAAGACAACATACAATAAGTACATAACAAATCGTGCTCATTGGTTTAATATTCGCATCGACAAAATAGAAATGCTTCCTAGTGGCTCCTAGGGCTCGTATAGGTTTCTACTGTCCATTGCTCATGGCCCTGTTATGTTATCAATCCTCCTCGGTTCGTACACGTACAGTTGCTGTTTATCCCTGCATCGTCGATGACCTTCCTATCCTTTATTATGAAAACTACCCAATCAAGCCCAAAGCCAGAATCAATGTTAGAGGGTTACTACTCCTAGTGGTCGGCCGCCTGCCACCACCCTATCCCAAGGGCGACAGCGAGGGCTCCCGCTGTAATGATTCTGAGGCATCATTGTTAAGAAGCATTCTTTCCGGCATGTCAAGTAGGTACTCACAAAGGCACAACACTGCCACGCGGCGGTGCTTTAGAAGGATCCCCTGAAGCCGCCGTTTTCATGATATCTTTGCCGATAATTGGATCTGCTGTTGGTTGTGGCTCTTTTGAGGATTGAGCTGCTTCGGACTCGGGGGTTCTGGACGATTCATTTCGCACAGATTTACCGATCGATGGCGTATCGGTATCCGTAGATGGGCTGTCGATCGCTTGGGAGATCGCAGCCGCCGGGGTATCTGCAGCCGTGGTGGCGCTGGAGGCCTTATCGTGTTGGGTATTCTGGGCCTCATAACTTTCAACTTGAGATGCTGACTCGCCATCGGCTCTCGTACTGGGTTTTACCTCTGGGGTCTTCATTAcgacagcttcatcttcctcgctaGGGGGTGACTTTTGCCCGACCGGCTTGCTCTTGGAGTTGGGATTCGGTAGCGATACAACGGCGGGGCCTGCGGATTGCTTGCTTGAAGcaggcttgggctcctcTTCGATCGAGCCTAGAGATACTAAGGAACGAGTTCGCCCGAAACTATGAGAAGGTCTGCTGTCTCGTCTCCTGGTGACTGTGGGACTTAAAGACGTGGGCGACAGACACAAGTCATCGTTAGAATCCAGACTGGTCCTTCTAGATGAGATTACACGAGGTGACAGAGGAATGTCCTCGAGATGGGTGTGGTCTTCTCCAAGGTGAGTCTGAATTGTCCGAATGGCATCAAGGATTGAGCCGCGATCGGAAGGGAAGGTTTCTAGTGTAGGGTCGTTGACGTCAATGTCGGAAGATTCGCTGTGCTTCGGTTTGACCCTTGAACTTTGGCCTAGGCTATTGACTGCGATCGGAGTCGAgtctggctcttcttcaaaatCATAAGCACTAAGGCACTCGTGTGCAAACAGTGGCATTTTCATTTCCTCAGAGTCCTCCTTCACATCGTTTCCGAGCGTTTCGTGCGCCAAAAGAGGTGCCTTGAATGCCTCTACTTCTGCTTCCTCCTTGGACTCATTGCCTAGAGTTTCATGCGCCAACAACGGTATCTCGCTGTCCTCGGTTTCTTCTTCGACGTCTTTACCTGGGGACTCGTGTGCAAGTAATGGAACCTTGAAATCTTCCGCGTTCTCGCCGACTGATTCTGCTTCTATAGATATTGAAGGGAGCTGACTGGCAGGGTTCAGACTGATCGCTGGCGTATCGACGCCGGCTGGTGCGATCTGCTCTTCAGCTGGCTTTTCAGGTGCACGTATAACATTGTTCTGATTTCCGGAATCATCGGTTGCTTAGGAACAAAATATCAGGGAGCAGATCGGGATAGGGAACGGCTCTGAACTCACCGGTAGGATAGTTCTCGGCTAGAGCCCAGTTGTCATGACCTATGCAGAGCTTGAACTGGTAATCCCGATCGGGTTCCAGCATAACCTCGGACTCAAAAGCATGGTCTCCGTTTTGGTCAATAGTATATTCCATCTCTTGAAGTTGCCATTGTGGGTCAGTAAAGGAGCCTGCAAGGAAGACAGGAGGTGAAGTCCCAGGCTTCTTGTAGGTAATTGTACATGGCATTTTGGAGGACATTGTGGGCAGCAGGTTGAGCCGAAAGTGCACTGATACAGTAAGTAATTCGCAGCCGGGACAGAAGCGTGGTCAAAATGCATACGCGGATGAAAAGTTAAACGATGAGGCAAAGGCGTGAGTAAAGCAAATCGCAGGTTTCTAAAAAGGTCACTGAGTTGGCATCGATGCTCTGATTTCGGAGCGCGCGAGAATCGAACGACGGACagggatggattggatggatgttCGTACCTCTGTCGACACAGGGTTATGATCCAGAGATCGATATAACAGGATCACAACGCATTG
Coding sequences within it:
- the MRH4 gene encoding RNA helicase; the protein is MVLSDRVDRPPPSRDDRRQRREAPGPFGGMNKKYANIDPGRRARPHRGIGGKDGNGGKARERENRRGEPRDGDDRKALKMQRALATVSYGKRTVMKESMTDYETFDNFDLIPSLQVAVNEELFKGMTDIKPTPVQRLAIPALLGQRSPDDLKRPTEEMRSFLLAAETGSGKTLAYLLPAIDALKTAEAEDPELKAYRERWELEKQRQLEGHSKGKPFDEPHPTMARPKVVVLVPTAELAHQVTKVSKALSHVAKFKTELLSSDLKPQQIQRNLYGPRGVDVIVSTPHLLASIADSDPNILSRVSHLIVDEADSLFDRSFAPVTTSIVERALPSMKQFVCCSATIPRKLNNFLATNYPKMVRITTPNLHAIPRRVQLGVVDVSREPYRNRKDLACADAIYSIGRESASHEGPVKGEVDVRRIMVFVNEREKTEELANYLREKGINAEALHRDTPEKRHGEVLETFTSPAPLRIPTPSIASKARSLANVRVLVVTDLASRGIDTLAVRHVILYDVPHTTIDFIHRLGRAGRMGRRGRGIVLVGNDDRKDVVAEVKNSMFRGQALI